A section of the Arcobacter roscoffensis genome encodes:
- a CDS encoding carboxylate-amine ligase: MGAELELRILNADDLNCANEYDYFKENISARFKDNITSEFLQCMLEINTPVFNNLSDLIKYFKEITLELNSLASKKNLLLQSSGSSALKQEHLELSSNKRYQELSNEHKILLDDFSICGLHVHVGFKNFDKALKAYNFSLSYMPIFLALSASSVYSNGQDTGIHSYRTKVFDRLPKASIPEYFTSYTQMKNVYNVLYKTEVIQSEKDVWWDVRIQPSFKTIEFRVCDAINDFDRLEIIIGLFRGICKLSQLKEVSFEPMQVLKQNMWKASRYSMNANFICKSQQKTIREVTNKLIDELYEHHIISDEFMDKAREIVSKNSIAQDMIEIYEKTNDLREVEKIGVIK, from the coding sequence TTGGGCGCAGAGTTAGAACTAAGAATTCTTAATGCTGATGATTTAAACTGTGCAAATGAGTACGACTATTTCAAAGAAAATATTTCTGCAAGATTTAAAGACAATATTACTTCTGAATTTTTGCAATGTATGCTAGAAATAAACACACCTGTATTTAATAATTTATCAGATTTGATTAAATACTTTAAAGAAATTACTTTAGAATTAAATAGTTTAGCATCTAAGAAAAACTTACTTCTTCAATCAAGTGGTTCAAGTGCTTTAAAACAAGAGCATTTAGAATTATCTTCAAATAAAAGATACCAAGAACTATCAAATGAACACAAAATACTTTTAGATGATTTTTCAATATGTGGTTTACATGTGCATGTGGGCTTCAAAAATTTTGATAAGGCTTTGAAAGCTTATAATTTTTCACTTTCATATATGCCTATATTTCTTGCTTTATCAGCTTCATCTGTTTACTCAAATGGTCAAGATACGGGTATTCACTCTTATAGAACAAAGGTTTTTGATAGGCTTCCAAAAGCTTCAATACCTGAATACTTTACTAGTTATACTCAAATGAAAAATGTATATAATGTACTGTATAAAACAGAGGTAATACAAAGTGAAAAAGATGTTTGGTGGGATGTGAGAATTCAGCCAAGCTTTAAAACTATTGAGTTTAGAGTTTGTGATGCTATAAATGATTTTGATAGATTAGAGATAATTATAGGATTATTTAGAGGAATATGTAAACTCTCTCAATTAAAAGAGGTTTCTTTTGAGCCTATGCAAGTTTTAAAACAAAATATGTGGAAAGCTTCAAGGTACTCAATGAATGCAAACTTTATTTGTAAAAGTCAACAAAAAACTATAAGAGAAGTTACAAATAAACTAATAGATGAACTTTATGAACATCATATTATAAGTGATGAATTCATGGATAAAGCAAGAGAAATTGTAAGTAAAAACTCAATTGCACAAGATATGATAGAAATTTATGAAAAAACAAATGACTTAAGAGAAGTAGAAAAAATAGGAGTGATTAAATGA
- the ggt gene encoding gamma-glutamyltransferase encodes MKGVVSAGDTNSAQAGADILKQGGNAYDAALAVMLAAPLTEPLFTSLGGGGFLLGLEKGKKPELYDFFVQVPKKRVEEPEFYPIYVDFGAAVQEFHIGAGSVAIPGLVEGIYQVHKDKGTLPLSEIIKPAVKYAREGVYLSSMQASFVKLLEPIFTSTKSSMDVYGVDDKNLIDETHLFKNPAYADFLEAFAKEGSKVFYEGVVADEIEKIMKDNDGLILKEDLKNYQCIKREPIDFNYKGYEIVTNPPPSGGGILIAFTMKILEKYDLKDFRSLEYVKGMIEAFNTTSDFRREHVDEFLHDEKLKDILQNDRLIKNYCTTMHSRLNLWGNTTHLSVIDELGNAVSVTTTNGEGSGHVIPSSGIMLNNMMGEEDLNPHGWFAWEEGLRLPSMMAPTAVLKDGKPELILGSAGSNRIRSAITQTIVNNLDYGKSLHESINSPRIHFEKGSVCMEPDCSQAIRDELEKHYKLQYFDDLNVFFGGVQAVDGNLNGGCDSRRGAAVIKVD; translated from the coding sequence ATGAAAGGCGTAGTCTCAGCAGGGGATACAAACTCAGCTCAAGCAGGAGCTGATATATTAAAACAAGGTGGAAATGCCTATGATGCAGCACTTGCAGTAATGCTTGCAGCACCTTTAACAGAACCTTTGTTTACAAGTCTTGGAGGAGGGGGATTTCTTCTTGGACTTGAAAAAGGCAAAAAGCCTGAACTTTATGATTTTTTTGTACAAGTTCCAAAAAAAAGAGTGGAAGAACCAGAGTTTTATCCAATATATGTAGATTTTGGAGCAGCTGTTCAAGAGTTTCATATAGGAGCTGGAAGTGTAGCTATTCCAGGACTTGTTGAAGGTATTTATCAAGTACATAAAGATAAAGGAACACTTCCTTTATCTGAGATAATCAAACCAGCAGTTAAATACGCAAGAGAGGGTGTATATCTATCTTCTATGCAAGCAAGTTTTGTAAAACTTCTAGAGCCAATTTTCACATCTACTAAATCCTCTATGGATGTATATGGGGTAGATGATAAAAATCTAATTGATGAAACACATCTATTTAAAAACCCAGCATATGCTGATTTTTTAGAAGCCTTTGCAAAAGAGGGAAGTAAAGTTTTCTATGAAGGGGTAGTTGCTGATGAAATAGAGAAAATCATGAAAGACAATGATGGACTTATTTTAAAAGAAGATTTAAAAAACTATCAATGTATTAAAAGAGAGCCTATTGATTTTAACTATAAAGGTTATGAAATAGTTACAAACCCACCGCCAAGTGGAGGAGGAATACTAATAGCCTTTACCATGAAAATACTTGAAAAGTATGACCTAAAAGATTTTAGAAGTTTAGAGTATGTAAAAGGAATGATTGAGGCTTTTAATACTACAAGTGATTTTAGACGTGAACATGTAGATGAGTTTTTACATGATGAAAAACTAAAAGATATTTTACAAAATGATAGACTTATCAAAAACTACTGTACTACTATGCACTCAAGACTTAATCTATGGGGAAATACAACGCACCTATCAGTAATTGATGAGTTAGGAAATGCTGTATCAGTTACTACTACAAATGGCGAGGGTTCAGGTCATGTAATACCAAGTTCTGGAATCATGCTAAATAATATGATGGGAGAAGAGGACTTAAACCCTCATGGTTGGTTTGCATGGGAAGAAGGACTTAGACTTCCATCAATGATGGCACCAACAGCAGTACTAAAAGATGGAAAACCAGAGCTTATATTAGGAAGTGCAGGAAGTAATAGAATACGATCAGCTATAACTCAAACTATTGTTAATAATCTTGATTATGGCAAAAGCTTGCATGAGAGTATAAATAGTCCAAGAATACACTTTGAAAAAGGAAGTGTTTGTATGGAGCCTGATTGTTCACAAGCTATACGAGATGAGTTAGAAAAACACTATAAACTTCAATACTTTGATGATTTAAATGTATTTTTTGGTGGAGTTCAAGCTGTTGATGGAAACCTAAATGGTGGTTGTGATAGTAGACGTGGTGCTGCTGTAATAAAAGTGGATTAA
- a CDS encoding tRNA (5-methylaminomethyl-2-thiouridine)(34)-methyltransferase MnmD yields the protein MQEIVKTIDGSNTLYSPKYNQHYHNIDDGAVNEALSKHIIPTLEFQKNKKELNILDICFGLGYNTFTTLYYIKKNKLSHKVNIYSPELDGDLVKSLENFEFPKEFDEIKHIIKEVSLKNFYEDGDIKIEVFIGDAREYIRSFEKEFFDIVYQDAFSSEVNMELWTKEYFDDIFRISKQDSILSTYAIATPIRLSLYEAGYLIYQHIPVKRKITLAFKQSQDDIGKYIDMELKKQRNKEAKAIYDR from the coding sequence TTGCAAGAAATAGTAAAAACAATAGATGGGTCAAACACCCTTTATTCACCAAAGTACAATCAGCACTATCACAATATCGATGATGGTGCTGTAAATGAAGCTTTATCAAAACATATCATACCAACTTTAGAGTTTCAAAAAAACAAAAAAGAGTTAAATATCCTAGATATTTGTTTTGGCTTAGGCTACAACACTTTTACTACTTTGTACTACATAAAAAAGAATAAGCTTTCACATAAAGTAAATATCTACTCACCAGAACTTGATGGAGATTTAGTAAAGTCTTTAGAAAACTTTGAGTTTCCAAAAGAGTTTGATGAAATAAAGCACATCATCAAAGAAGTGAGCCTTAAGAACTTTTATGAAGATGGAGATATAAAAATAGAGGTTTTTATAGGTGATGCAAGAGAGTATATTAGAAGCTTTGAAAAAGAGTTTTTTGATATAGTTTACCAAGATGCTTTTTCAAGTGAGGTAAATATGGAGCTTTGGACAAAAGAGTATTTTGATGATATTTTTAGAATCTCAAAACAAGACTCTATTTTATCTACTTATGCAATAGCCACACCAATAAGGTTATCACTTTATGAAGCTGGTTACCTTATCTATCAACATATTCCAGTAAAAAGAAAGATTACTTTAGCTTTTAAACAAAGCCAAGATGATATTGGAAAGTACATAGATATGGAACTAAAAAAACAAAGAAACAAAGAGGCAAAAGCTATTTATGATAGATAG
- the luxS gene encoding S-ribosylhomocysteine lyase, which translates to MPLLDSFRVDHTIMPAPAVRVAKTMKSPSGDIITVFDLRFCVPNEKMLGEKGIHTLEHLFAGFIREHLNSDTVEIIDVSPMGCRTGFYMSLLGSPSEEQVGKAWRAAMEDVLKVETQNDIPELNEYQCGTYEMHSLEEAKQIAQDILDSEIGVMSNKELFLSEEKLNSLGN; encoded by the coding sequence ATGCCATTATTAGATAGTTTTAGAGTTGATCATACAATTATGCCAGCACCAGCAGTTAGAGTTGCAAAAACAATGAAGTCACCATCTGGTGATATTATCACTGTATTTGATTTAAGATTCTGTGTTCCAAATGAAAAGATGTTAGGAGAAAAAGGTATTCACACTTTAGAGCACCTTTTTGCTGGATTTATTAGAGAGCATTTAAACTCTGATACAGTTGAGATTATTGATGTATCTCCTATGGGTTGTAGAACTGGTTTTTATATGAGTTTATTAGGTTCTCCATCAGAAGAGCAAGTTGGTAAAGCTTGGAGAGCAGCTATGGAAGATGTATTAAAAGTTGAAACTCAAAATGACATTCCAGAACTAAACGAATACCAATGTGGTACATACGAAATGCACTCACTAGAAGAAGCAAAACAAATCGCACAAGATATTTTAGATAGCGAAATTGGTGTTATGTCAAACAAAGAGTTATTTTTATCAGAAGAGAAACTAAACTCACTAGGAAACTAA
- a CDS encoding HNH endonuclease yields MIQKNKNKFIYTKDDVRLINSLKKFHYTDAWSHTKKHSKLTKIKLEKFKRRIKDFLLEKENYECSYCRKNLHGETYMVIDIEHILPKSIFKEFMFDVNNNLSISCRRCNAGIKKTDISFLKKINLKKISLNYKNRNFYKFIHPNLDDYYKHIDYYVSIKNKKKVIHYSKKTKKGYFTYKYFLLEDLELSHNSNIQNVKYQSKLSTSLSNKYEDRVNTLMRRAKNSRVRTKS; encoded by the coding sequence TTGATTCAAAAAAATAAGAATAAGTTTATATACACAAAAGATGATGTAAGACTTATTAATAGTTTAAAAAAATTTCATTATACAGACGCCTGGAGTCATACGAAAAAGCATTCAAAGTTAACAAAAATTAAACTAGAAAAGTTTAAAAGAAGAATAAAAGACTTTTTATTAGAAAAAGAGAATTATGAATGTTCTTATTGTAGAAAAAACTTACATGGAGAAACATATATGGTAATTGATATTGAACATATTCTCCCTAAATCTATATTTAAAGAATTTATGTTTGATGTTAATAACAACCTTTCTATTTCATGCAGAAGATGTAATGCCGGAATTAAAAAAACTGATATTAGTTTTTTAAAAAAAATAAATTTAAAAAAAATATCACTAAACTATAAGAATAGAAACTTTTATAAATTTATACATCCCAATTTGGATGACTATTATAAACATATTGATTATTATGTTTCTATAAAAAATAAGAAAAAAGTAATCCATTATTCTAAAAAAACAAAAAAAGGTTATTTTACATATAAATATTTTTTGTTAGAGGATCTTGAATTGTCACATAATTCTAATATTCAAAATGTTAAATATCAAAGTAAGCTTTCAACAAGTTTATCGAATAAATATGAAGATAGAGTTAATACACTCATGAGAAGAGCTAAAAACTCAAGAGTTAGAACTAAATCTTAA
- a CDS encoding AAA family ATPase, giving the protein MKFWIEKTYSHKRILNKEGQFKKVLLSPARSKNNADIYKSMRDIEIGDIIIHLDQSKDAFIGQSIVISKLEEITIEDRDYYRIKLEKFTPYIPDINIREFFINNNEVLQEIKRDYNKLFYIKYINRDIISLRQGAYLTEAIPPLMDLLKKYIKRSKNMETQTVREVPIELLNTNNDISIIIGKNGTGKSQLLRNLVFEYLRKNKHVIAISSSIYDKFSDISKKDLKEFDEDKYHFLGAKTGPKTISKTIEKCIYEKKNFNKFLEFLKLIDYQDKIGLKLNINNLTKKDRSNINEKNNIFINEYKFLQNNDEILWIRHSNNITEAENFINSVNKLTAEKLNISFDFFLSRNNLDIPLSHASSGELTLISIFTYILNHISSYGSVILIDEPENSLHPQWQKDFIKTLINFFSEYNSKIIIATHSPILISVSEFLDNQINIFVSEKKSYKKLLNNSLNHETLLREVFNIITPENRSLSNELVDLLNELDEGTLIFEDFNSKISNYKNFVYDVRQIELLDGIYEIGCEIDSKK; this is encoded by the coding sequence ATGAAATTTTGGATAGAGAAAACATATTCGCATAAAAGAATATTAAATAAAGAGGGTCAATTTAAAAAAGTATTACTTTCTCCTGCTAGGAGTAAAAATAATGCTGATATTTATAAAAGTATGAGAGATATTGAAATAGGAGACATTATCATACACTTAGATCAATCAAAAGATGCATTTATTGGTCAATCAATAGTTATATCTAAACTAGAAGAAATAACTATTGAAGATAGAGATTATTACAGAATCAAATTAGAAAAATTCACTCCTTATATTCCAGATATAAATATTAGAGAGTTTTTTATCAATAATAATGAAGTACTTCAAGAAATTAAAAGAGATTATAATAAACTTTTTTATATAAAATATATAAATAGAGATATAATTTCTTTACGACAAGGAGCATATTTAACAGAAGCTATTCCTCCTTTAATGGATTTATTAAAAAAGTATATCAAAAGATCAAAAAATATGGAAACTCAGACAGTAAGAGAAGTACCTATTGAATTATTAAATACTAATAATGATATTTCTATTATTATTGGTAAGAATGGTACAGGGAAGAGCCAACTTTTAAGAAATTTAGTATTTGAATATTTAAGAAAAAATAAACATGTAATAGCAATATCGAGTTCAATATATGACAAGTTTTCAGACATCTCTAAAAAAGACTTGAAAGAATTTGATGAAGACAAGTATCATTTTTTAGGTGCAAAAACTGGGCCTAAAACCATCTCAAAGACAATAGAAAAATGTATTTATGAGAAAAAGAATTTTAATAAATTTTTAGAATTTTTAAAACTAATTGACTATCAGGATAAAATTGGATTAAAATTAAATATTAACAATTTAACAAAAAAAGATCGAAGTAATATTAATGAAAAAAACAATATTTTTATAAATGAATATAAATTTTTACAAAATAATGATGAGATATTATGGATCAGACATTCAAACAATATTACAGAGGCTGAAAATTTTATTAATTCAGTAAATAAACTTACCGCAGAGAAATTAAATATATCTTTTGACTTTTTTCTATCAAGAAATAATCTTGATATTCCACTTTCTCATGCGAGTTCAGGAGAATTAACACTAATAAGTATATTTACATATATTTTAAACCATATAAGTAGTTATGGAAGTGTGATTTTAATAGATGAACCAGAAAATAGTTTACATCCACAATGGCAAAAAGATTTTATTAAAACATTAATAAATTTCTTTTCTGAATATAATTCTAAAATAATAATTGCGACTCACTCTCCTATTCTTATATCTGTATCTGAATTTTTAGATAACCAAATTAATATATTTGTTTCAGAAAAAAAATCGTATAAAAAGCTACTTAATAATTCATTAAACCATGAAACACTACTTAGAGAAGTATTTAATATTATTACTCCTGAAAATAGGTCGTTGTCAAATGAGCTAGTTGATTTATTAAATGAGTTAGATGAAGGAACACTGATATTTGAAGATTTTAATTCAAAAATTTCAAACTACAAAAATTTTGTTTATGATGTTAGACAAATTGAATTATTAGATGGTATTTATGAGATAGGTTGTGAAATTGATTCAAAAAAATAA
- a CDS encoding AbrB family transcriptional regulator, with the protein MINLHTLYQMLLALGIGVCGSIVFIFLGLPLPWLLGAIFASSIAMRFEKLPILSPKPFSTPARILIGLTIGSAFTPEILQYIDVYFYSLLLVIPFTILTILCGMYYYYRFQGFDKKTAYLSSMPGGVIEMVIIGEEIKANISKITLVQSSRLFFIVVTLPFVIQYIFKVDISGNKLITQPITTINIPEFLALVFIGVAGGVIAKKIKLSAAYLIGPMIASIAVHSTGVITTTVPDEFLKFVQVVFGTIIGFTFRGVKMKTIISTLIGTFGHFIILALISSIFISIAYFSFGFPIISTILAFSPGGQAELNLIAILVGANVPYITLHHIVRLFIVMNIAPIFAKRLKD; encoded by the coding sequence ATGATTAACTTACATACTCTATACCAAATGTTATTAGCTTTAGGAATTGGTGTTTGTGGTTCTATTGTATTTATTTTTTTAGGTTTACCTTTGCCTTGGCTTTTAGGAGCTATCTTTGCTTCTTCTATTGCTATGAGGTTTGAAAAGCTTCCTATATTAAGCCCTAAGCCTTTCTCAACTCCTGCTAGAATACTTATAGGTCTTACTATTGGAAGTGCTTTTACTCCTGAGATATTGCAGTATATTGATGTATATTTTTATAGTTTACTTCTTGTGATACCTTTTACTATTTTGACTATTCTTTGTGGGATGTATTACTATTATAGATTTCAAGGTTTTGATAAAAAGACTGCTTACCTAAGCTCCATGCCAGGTGGTGTAATAGAGATGGTAATCATAGGTGAAGAGATAAAAGCAAATATCTCAAAAATCACTTTGGTTCAATCTTCAAGACTTTTCTTTATAGTAGTTACTCTACCTTTTGTAATACAGTATATCTTCAAAGTAGACATAAGTGGAAACAAACTAATCACACAACCAATAACTACTATAAATATACCTGAATTTTTAGCTTTAGTTTTTATAGGTGTAGCAGGTGGAGTAATAGCAAAAAAAATAAAACTATCAGCTGCCTATCTAATAGGTCCTATGATAGCAAGTATAGCTGTTCACTCTACAGGAGTTATCACAACAACCGTACCTGATGAGTTTTTGAAGTTTGTACAAGTGGTATTTGGTACAATCATAGGTTTTACTTTTAGAGGTGTGAAGATGAAAACAATCATCTCAACTTTGATAGGAACATTTGGGCACTTTATCATACTAGCTTTAATATCAAGTATCTTTATAAGTATCGCTTACTTTAGTTTTGGTTTCCCTATCATCTCTACAATCCTAGCTTTTAGTCCAGGTGGACAAGCCGAACTAAACCTAATAGCAATACTAGTAGGTGCAAATGTGCCATATATAACCCTACACCATATAGTAAGACTTTTTATAGTGATGAATATAGCTCCTATTTTTGCTAAGAGATTGAAGGATTAG
- a CDS encoding cache domain-containing protein has product MKKNYEENVEQRIKKITLLSSTIIILLVATIIGSNLIKTEYDNFKSHIKNFKNTIIDREKFYIKTAIENLKNDIEFERLSILNSKKQRIKNQSIIAHNLAYSLFENSKNLSKEEQKKLIISSIRQIAQKQSDIHYFIYDTNGDLLLNSENPRDEGVNFLDFEDINGVKFINEMINVKQDKQNYVEYFWYKPNKRITYSRHLKELGLIIGSASFLESRKEELKEKLLKKIVLQNFNNEEFLFIYKINSLNNITTQSNLLIEKNIQTSKDELEAIQKLMIRSNYKGNDYLIYDNNQKVFYGTFLRNLRYFIAVGVDLSQIYNIIEKERVISLDNMYKNIIKLFIIITVMTIIFFIFSILFTKKIEKLFEKYKRKVIRNEQRFRLLFNHTNDAFIISELSQDNTRISSFNDTALEVTKYKKDELVNKEFFELFINLDIKALEEDKSLFKTVELETKEGDIKTIELNVIVYSYDNENLLFASLRDITERTQLKKENIKQENLLIQRSKMAAMGEMIGNIAHQWRQPLSQISGLFFDIESAYDFKELDKEYLTKRVDEANDILEYMSRTIDDFRNFFNPNSIKEEFSIQEALTNAVKIVNSTLKYHNIQIDIQVKQDLKINGYKNEYAQAVVNIISNAKDILIERKIQNPLIKIYMKDDNNLCIEDNAGGVNKEIIDKIFDPYFTTKFDYGTGIGLYMTKLIIEEKMNGAIKVKNSQNGAIFSIEV; this is encoded by the coding sequence TTGAAAAAAAACTATGAGGAAAATGTAGAACAAAGAATCAAAAAAATCACACTTCTTAGTTCTACTATTATCATACTACTTGTTGCAACTATTATAGGTTCAAATCTTATAAAAACAGAATATGACAACTTCAAAAGTCATATCAAAAACTTCAAAAATACTATAATAGATAGAGAAAAGTTTTACATAAAAACTGCCATAGAAAACCTAAAAAATGATATTGAGTTTGAAAGACTCTCTATTTTAAATAGTAAAAAACAAAGAATCAAAAACCAATCTATTATTGCTCATAATCTTGCCTATTCACTTTTTGAGAACTCAAAAAACTTATCAAAAGAAGAGCAAAAAAAGCTAATCATTTCATCTATTAGACAAATAGCCCAAAAACAAAGTGATATTCACTATTTCATCTATGATACAAATGGAGATTTACTTTTAAATAGTGAAAACCCAAGGGATGAAGGGGTAAATTTTTTAGATTTTGAAGATATAAACGGTGTGAAGTTTATAAATGAGATGATAAATGTAAAACAAGATAAACAAAACTACGTGGAATACTTTTGGTATAAGCCAAATAAACGAATCACATATTCAAGACATCTAAAAGAGCTTGGACTTATCATAGGTTCAGCTTCATTTTTGGAGAGTAGAAAAGAAGAGTTAAAAGAAAAACTACTAAAAAAAATAGTACTTCAAAACTTCAATAACGAAGAATTTTTATTTATATATAAAATAAATAGTTTAAATAATATCACAACACAAAGTAATCTTCTTATAGAAAAAAATATACAAACTTCAAAAGATGAACTTGAAGCAATACAAAAACTAATGATAAGGTCAAATTACAAAGGAAATGACTACCTCATCTACGATAACAATCAAAAAGTCTTTTATGGAACTTTTCTTAGAAACCTTAGATACTTTATAGCTGTGGGAGTTGACTTATCACAAATATATAATATTATTGAGAAAGAAAGAGTTATATCTTTGGATAATATGTATAAAAATATCATCAAACTATTTATTATCATAACTGTTATGACTATTATTTTCTTTATCTTCTCGATTTTATTTACAAAAAAAATAGAAAAGCTTTTTGAAAAGTATAAAAGAAAAGTAATAAGAAATGAACAAAGGTTTAGACTTCTTTTTAATCACACAAATGATGCATTTATAATTTCTGAATTATCGCAAGATAATACTAGAATTTCAAGTTTCAATGATACAGCACTAGAAGTCACTAAATATAAAAAAGATGAATTAGTAAATAAAGAGTTTTTTGAACTTTTCATAAATCTTGATATAAAAGCCCTTGAAGAAGATAAGTCACTATTTAAAACAGTAGAACTTGAAACAAAAGAAGGTGATATAAAAACTATTGAGTTAAATGTCATCGTATACTCATATGACAATGAAAACTTACTTTTTGCATCTCTTAGAGATATAACTGAGAGAACCCAACTAAAAAAAGAGAATATAAAGCAAGAAAACCTTTTAATACAAAGGTCAAAAATGGCTGCTATGGGCGAGATGATAGGAAATATAGCTCATCAGTGGAGACAGCCTCTATCTCAAATATCAGGGCTTTTCTTTGATATAGAATCTGCATATGATTTTAAAGAGCTTGATAAAGAGTATCTTACAAAAAGAGTTGATGAAGCAAACGATATACTTGAATATATGTCAAGAACTATTGATGACTTTAGAAATTTCTTTAATCCAAACTCTATAAAAGAAGAGTTTAGCATACAAGAAGCTCTTACAAATGCTGTGAAGATTGTAAACTCAACATTGAAATACCACAATATACAAATAGATATACAAGTAAAGCAAGACCTTAAAATAAATGGCTACAAAAATGAATATGCTCAAGCTGTAGTAAATATAATCTCAAATGCAAAAGATATTTTGATAGAAAGAAAAATACAAAACCCATTAATAAAAATCTATATGAAAGATGATAATAATCTATGTATAGAAGATAATGCAGGTGGCGTAAATAAAGAGATCATAGATAAGATATTTGATCCTTACTTTACTACAAAGTTTGATTATGGAACTGGTATTGGGCTTTATATGACTAAACTTATTATAGAAGAAAAAATGAATGGAGCTATCAAAGTTAAAAATTCGCAAAATGGTGCTATTTTTAGTATAGAAGTTTAG
- a CDS encoding response regulator transcription factor, with protein MEKFKEYTILYVEDDEGVRTVNSRFLTRMFYKLYEAENGEEGFELYKKHQPDIILTDINMPKLNGIELAKKIRQTDKTTKIIISTAFSDKDYLLEAIELNLEKYIIKPLTSRNLLPALTKAIETLEKTKEKKIYLDENFYFDNTTSLFYVDEKALDLTKKELLFLKLLVTNKNRVVNYEEIEQYVWEDEPMSLNSLRTSIGFLRKKIPFNCIKNISNMGYKLNLEKKL; from the coding sequence ATGGAAAAGTTTAAAGAGTACACAATACTATATGTAGAAGATGATGAGGGTGTAAGAACTGTAAACTCAAGGTTTCTAACTCGAATGTTTTATAAACTTTATGAAGCAGAAAATGGAGAAGAAGGTTTTGAACTTTATAAAAAACACCAACCTGATATAATACTAACAGATATAAATATGCCCAAATTAAACGGCATTGAACTTGCAAAAAAAATAAGACAAACAGATAAAACCACAAAAATCATAATCTCAACAGCCTTTAGTGACAAAGACTATTTACTAGAAGCCATTGAGCTTAATTTGGAAAAATATATAATCAAACCACTTACAAGTAGAAATTTACTTCCTGCTCTTACAAAAGCTATTGAGACTTTAGAAAAAACAAAAGAGAAAAAGATATATTTAGATGAAAATTTCTACTTTGATAACACAACATCACTTTTTTATGTAGATGAAAAAGCTCTTGATTTAACAAAAAAAGAACTACTATTTTTAAAGCTTTTAGTTACAAATAAAAATAGAGTTGTAAACTATGAAGAGATTGAACAGTATGTTTGGGAAGATGAGCCTATGAGTTTAAATTCACTTCGAACTAGTATTGGGTTTTTAAGGAAAAAAATTCCTTTTAATTGTATAAAAAACATATCAAATATGGGGTATAAGCTAAATCTTGAAAAAAAACTATGA